A stretch of Calditrichota bacterium DNA encodes these proteins:
- a CDS encoding L-ribulose-5-phosphate 4-epimerase, with translation MLEELKLEVLQANLALREHGLVTLTWGNVSGRDREENLVVIKPSGIDYSRLSPEDMVVVDLEGKVVEGKWQPSSDTPTHVALYQAFRRIGGIAHTHSDYATSFAQACRPIPCLGTTHADHFHGPIPVTRFLTADEVEGEYERATGLAIVEAFAQLDPLEMPAVLVAGHGPFTWGENPMEAVNNSLALEKVAQMAFHTLLLNAKVQNLPNHILKKHFQRKHGPEAYYGQRKVHEG, from the coding sequence ATGCTCGAAGAGCTAAAGCTCGAGGTCCTCCAAGCCAACCTCGCTCTGCGCGAACATGGGCTGGTGACCCTGACCTGGGGCAATGTCAGCGGCCGCGACCGCGAAGAGAATCTGGTGGTCATCAAACCCAGCGGCATTGATTACAGCCGGTTGTCGCCAGAGGACATGGTGGTCGTCGACCTGGAGGGCAAAGTAGTTGAGGGCAAGTGGCAGCCCTCGTCCGACACGCCGACGCACGTGGCGTTGTATCAGGCCTTCCGCAGAATCGGGGGCATCGCCCACACGCACAGCGACTATGCCACCTCTTTTGCGCAGGCCTGCCGACCCATACCATGCTTAGGAACCACGCACGCAGACCATTTCCACGGGCCAATCCCGGTGACCCGCTTTCTGACTGCGGATGAGGTCGAAGGAGAATACGAACGCGCCACCGGCCTGGCGATTGTCGAGGCCTTTGCCCAACTCGACCCTCTGGAAATGCCTGCCGTGCTTGTGGCGGGCCACGGACCCTTTACCTGGGGAGAGAACCCGATGGAGGCAGTCAACAACAGCCTCGCCTTGGAAAAGGTTGCCCAGATGGCCTTCCACACCCTCTTGCTGAATGCGAAGGTGCAAAACCTACCCAACCACATCTTGAAGAAGCACTTCCAACGCAAACACGGGCCCGAAGCCTACTATGGACAGAGAAAAGTTCATGAGGGGTAA